The following are encoded in a window of Vibrio sp. SCSIO 43136 genomic DNA:
- a CDS encoding FeoB-associated Cys-rich membrane protein: MTNIIVSLIILLIVGLAIYKVVSEKRKGTKCVGCAHSQSCSSDKNSSPC, encoded by the coding sequence ATGACCAATATTATCGTATCACTCATCATCTTACTGATTGTTGGCTTGGCTATCTACAAAGTTGTCTCTGAGAAACGTAAAGGGACAAAATGCGTAGGTTGTGCCCATAGTCAATCCTGCTCTTCTGACAAAAACAGCTCGCCTTGCTAA